tcgataatagggttatgtctctttaaccatgggtaacccaggactatggaacagaaggagatgaaatgagcataagtgataagttctcctcgtgtaagataccaatagttaagttaatgggtatagtctcacgagagataacaggctcaagtaaaggtctaccatctatggcctcaacggccaagggtgtatcccttaactgggatgggatagtgtgtttagtagcaaagacttggtcgataaaattctcagcagctccggaatctatcaaggccatggtctttagcattcccttctcccacgttaaagaaattggtagcagaagcctgtgatctttataattatgcgtagaggacaaaatagaaacacccaaggcctgtcctctagagaaacttaggtgcgggcgtttcccgagcgagtaggacaattcagacacaaatgacctctggctccacaatacatacataaaccctcccttctcctgtactgcctctcctcctcagagaggcgagtattgcctatctgcataggttcaggatacagtgaggtattggaatcaggactttgaaatgtaggagctaatttaaaggcaggtctgaagttcctctctctagtgttctgtctctctcttaaacgctcatcaatacgagaaatgaacgaaattaagtcctctaaattctcaggaagctctctagtagcaacctcatcaaggataatatctgatagcccattcaaaaatacatctatataagcctgctcattccacttgacttctgccgccagagacctgaactctagtgcataatccacaagtgttcggttctcctgtctcaggcgcaacagtaatctggctgcattaaccttcctaccaggagggtcaaaagttcttctaaatgcagctacaaaggcattataattatataccaatgggttatcattctcccatagtgggttggcccatctcagagctttctcaatgagtagggtgataataaatccaacttttgccctatctgtgggataggagcggggttgtagttcgaagtggatattaatctggttcaaaaaaccacaacacttctccggtgaaccaccataacgtacaggtggggtaatacgggaagaggcacctacagtggctacctctagaccagaacttacaggagagatggaagtagtacgggtctcctcaggtgggttattggcacgagataatagcgcctgtagtgctagtgccatctggtccattctgtgttccatggcgtcaaacctggaatcagagggaccaacctgactgtttgtacctgcaggatccattggccctgtcgtaatgtcaggatcgggacagggatccaacacgcaaagtacaaacaggacagggtacgtataccggaccttagaatggccggactaacgtacggagagtaaagagaatggtcagaaacaagccgaggtcgagggaacgagaggacaggtgagcgaggaacaagccgggtcaaggataccagagggaaacagagtaagtcaaactagccgggtcggaaccaaaggaataactgaaatcgccagagcactgtgtgactagacaggctagaaccacgacagggcaatgagtgaatgggagaaacaggtttaaataccctggttacagtgagtatacccgcctccgacgagtcctgagtggcttccagtcacttgagtgacagatcggtccggactgacgtcatgacgtcgggcagcgtgcgtgacgtcataaaatgagacggatccctcgcggccggcgtgagagtgtctaggggagccgcgagggatggaggaagccgacctgctggaggagtaaactactaagtctctacctatttcggaggtagaggcttcaggtaccctgacacctaccTGACGTGTGCATCTTGTTAAATCTTGGTAAATCATTTAAACTAAACGAGAACCTAAGCTGTCAAAATATTGATCTCATTAATCTAAAAATGTGCCTTGACAAACGAATGCCACGACTTGTACTGCAAATGTCTATCAATTTttcttgatgtcgctgttgtggcgcaccaaggctttttgttacttttgtgcacaacaaaaataaagaattaaaaaaaaaaaaaaatgtgttagtatgAGTgagatgagtgagtgtgtgtctgtcagtgagtgtgtatgtgtgtttatgtctgttagtgtgtgtgtgtgtgtgtgtgtttgtatgtctgttagtgtgtgtgtgtgtgtgtgttagcctgtgagtgtgtctgttagtgtgtgtgtctgactgtgtgtgtgtctgttagtgagtgtgtgtgtgtgctagtttgtgtctgttagtgactgtgtgtttgtctgtttgtgagtgtgtctgttagtgtgtgtgtttctgtcagtgaatgtgtgtgtgtatatttagaatgcggggcggagggaagggttgggtgtgggtggcgggggggaggaggggggcgcctgagttttgtcctgccttgggcagcacaaaaccaggatacaccactgcctgggaGTGAGAGCACTCTGTTCAAAGTTTTATCGGATCACGGTGGTTGCCCGATCCGATTAGGAGTTGCAGACAAGTTTTGTTGTAGCTCCCTgtcaagtcacacctccctgcatgtgacttgcacagccttccataaacacttcctgtaaagagagccctatttaggctttctttattgcaagttctgtttaattaagattttcgttTTTGTtcctttcatgcaggctctgtcaatcatagccagtggaggtatggctagggctgcataaacataaacaaagtgatttaactcctagatgacagagaattgagcagtgagactgcaggggaatgatctatacactaaaactgctttatttagctaaagtaatttaggcgactatagtgttcctttaagggctaATCGTAAAGCCAGAGCAATCTACATACAATCTATTTATCTGATATAGAATTGCCACACATAGAATCTCaacccataaaaataaataaaaaacaatatagcaAGAAATGGATTGTCTTCTAAATATTGCTAGTAAATTAAAATTTCACTGGGTAATCACTATAAATGTATGTCACAAGACAGTGCTAGCTGGTAGGATAAAGTAATCCAAAATAGCTATCCAGAATGTATGAGCCCAAACTTAGATACTTTGTTATATTCATAAACAGAATTGAAGATTCATTCCAGATACGATCTGCTGTGTAACTCACTAGCCTGTTCAACAGTTAGTATTGTCATAGCGCTTAAGGTTTGATTGTTTTCAGGAGCAGTCCTTACATTTATCACTTATTTGGCACATAGTCTATGGAAAGCCAGTTTTAACtattgtagtgtatatatatattttatattgctacCCGACGATCTAGGAATATTAAGTAAGGGGTCTATTTGGGCAGGTTTCCATGAATGGAGCAGGTTTTCTAAAGACGGATTTCAGTTTACGATCCATCTAGCAGGGGAAGGCAATTCAGACCTAGTGGTACAAGACAATCTGAGCAATATGTgagattcactaaacagtgaataccGAGAGCAGCAGAGATGATACTAGTGGGTTTATCACGAGGATTAGAGCTCTGACAGACAGTGTGGGTGGCTCTTATAAGAGCCTTTGGGTTTATAGTAAAGTAGAAGAATGCCAttacttggcgctggtgtacttGGTGACAGCCTTGGTGCCCTCGGACACGGCGTGCTTTGCCAGCTCTCCGGGTAGCAGCAGGCGCACGGCGGTCTGGATCTCCCGGGAAGTGATGGTGGAGCGCTTGTTGTAGTGAGCCAGGCGAGAGGCTTCTCCTGCGATGCGCTCAaagatatcattgacaaaggagtTCATGATCCCCATGGCCTTGGAGGAGATACCGGTGTCGGGGTGGACCTGCttcagcaccttgtacacgtagatGGCATAGCTCTCCTTCCTGGTCTTCCTACGCTTCTTGCCATCTTTCTTCTGAGTCTTGGTCACGGCTTTCTTAGAGCCTTTCTTGACGGCTGGTGCGGACTTGGCTGGATCAGGCATGATCTACGCTGTTTGCTGGAAATACAATGACGGTCTGCGCGCTCCGACGGCTTTATTTATAGGCAGGCCATGCAAATTAAGCCCTTCCGCTTTCCGTGATGGGATTGGTCAACACAGACAGGTGACGAAACGATGTCATAGTTTCAGCAATTGATTGGTATCCTGTACAGCGCGTGTCTAATTGGCTGCTTGCAAAGCCATCCAATCCCAGAGCAGAGTGTGTCTATAAATAGCCCGTGTAAAGGGGGGTGAGGTTTTATTATCAGCGAAATTCTAGAACCAACATGTCAGGCCGTGGAAAGCAAGGAGGAAAGACCCGTGCAAAGGCGAAGACTCGCTCATCCCGCGCTGGTCTTCAGTTCCCAGTCGGCAGAGTCCACCGTCTGCTGAGGAAGGGGAATTATGCAGAGCGTGTTGGAGCCGGTGCCCCCGtctatctggctgcagtgctggagtacCTGACTGCTGAGATCCTGGAGCTGGCAGGGAATGCCGCCAGAGATAACAAGAAAACCCGCATCATTCCCCGCCATCTCCAGCTCGCTGTCCGTAACGACGAAGAGCTCAACaaactgctgggaggagtgactatcgcccagggaggtgttttgcccaacatccaggctgtgctgctgcccaagaaAACCGAAAGTCATAAATCAAAGAGCAAGTAAAGCGGACAGCTGCTCCACCGGTCTAGACtaaaaacacaaaggctcttctaAGAGCCGCCCACAGTCTCCACAAAGAGCGCAACCATCTTCCTGTAtctactctctctcacacacacacacacaccccatgaacgTGTAACAAGTCAAATAGGAAGCGTTCTCGTCCTGCACTCAGTCCCATTCTGTATACAACATTCCAACTCTAGAACGCGAGCTAGAATCAATGTATACCCATGATACGTGCAGCAGCATCGAGTTAAACATTGGGTCAAGTGTATATAGTTTGCATGAGCCTCTAttgctaaggggggggggggggggaatctcgcTTACTTAGGGTCGTCCCCCTCCCTGTCTGAACATGCTGCGTGAAACTTAGGATAAGATTCAGCTCTACAGATCCGATCTCTGGCTGCTGGATGCGTTAGCTCTGCCTCAACAGCATGGACTCACGGCCGCACAAGGGGATTATTGTTTCAATGAGTGGCTGCCTGGTAACATTCCCTGCTCTGTCTCATGTAGCTCGGTTATAAGGCGGCTGGGCGTACTGTGAGTCCTTTATCAGACGTGATCACACTAAGAATCCCATGTAAAGAAGCGGGCTCTCTGCATGTGTTAGAGGTGTATGTCCCATCTCCCCTCGGTAAAGCCTACACACTAGTTAATAATTCTATTGGGAGTAATACGGCCATTACTGCCCACTGCCAATCCTATCAACTAGTAGcgtctataataaatgctgtcaggACAGGAGGACTCACTGAAGGACTAGATCCCTTCTTTGAAGCAGATGATTTGAGCGGGTATTTTGAATGAGGGGGAGGGGATaagcagttgatttgagcgggtattttaaaatgagtaactatttgtgttcagccaatcagaatactCCACCCACCTGATGAACCAATGGAAACGCCGTGCCTGGCTATAAAAGCTCGGTCTTGTAAGCGCAGACTTCATTCGCGCTCGTTTTGTTACGATGGCCAGAACTAAGCAGACCGCCCGTAAATCCACCGGAGGCAAGGCTCCTCGCAAGCAGCTAGCCACCAAAGCTGCCAGGAAGAGCGCTCCAGCTACCGGCGGAGTGAAGAAGCCTCACCGTTACCGGCCGGGAACTGTGGCTCTCCGGGAGATCCGACGTTATCAGAAGTCCACCGAGCTGCTCATCCGCAAGCTGCCTTTCCAGCGCCTTGTCCGTGAGATCGCTCAGGATTTCAAGACTGATCTGCGCTTCCAGAGCTCTGCCGTCATGGCTCTGCAAGAggctagcgaggcttacctggtGGGTCTCTTTGAGGATACAAACTTGTGTGCCATCCACGCCAAGAGGGTCACCATCATGCCCAAAGACATCCAGCTGGCCCGTAGGATCCGAGGAGAGAGAGCTTAAACTCTTAACTTGttcacacaaacaccacaaaggctcttttaagagcccccAAATCTGCACTGGAATGAGTTTAAACACTTTTATATGCACGGTCTTTGTATCCTCTGCACATCACTAAATATCTAGACGTATTCAGTTTCTTTCTTTTCTAATCAACAAACAATGCCCCCCGGGTAGATATAGTAGCTGCTTGGCTATTTTACTCGGAATTTTACCTTCACAGATTTTCAGTGAATAAACTCATCTAGTAGACAGTAGAAGCGAATTACTCTATTTACAAGCGATCATGTGAATTGGCAGCAGGTAAAGGAGTACTTTATATTTGCTACGGCTTGCTTAGAGGAAAAGAatacatgtgtatttatatacagcTGGTCATAATGTTTCTAATGAAATGGCTTTAAACTGCAAGCATGTTATAAAATGTAAGCAACAGTAACTATATTCAATACTTCTAAAATCTTGGTAGTCTGTCTAATCTAAATGCACTGCACTAGATCGCAATGTTGAGTGATATAGCGCTACAATTACTAGAAATCGAGTGCTAACTGCAGACAAATCGATGTGTAACTAGATAATGACACGATCTCAATAACCATTGACTCTACATAGGAGAATGTTATAAACTCAGATCTCGCTCTACCAATACCATGTTTGTACTTTCCGATGTGTTTGAGCAGTAGAAGGCAGTTTGTCAGATATAGGGTTGAAATGATTAGATTTACTCTTTCAGTGAAAAGGTGGGTGGCCCTAAAAAGGGCCTTTGGGTTAGTGGGGTATGCGGTAAGGCCGAGTCAGGGTTTTAACCTCCGAAGCCATAGAGAGTGCGGCCCTGGCGTTTAAGGGCATAGACTACGTCCATGGCGGTCACAGTCTTCCTCTTGGCATGCTCGGTGTAGGTGACGGCGTCCCGGATAACATTCTCCAGGAAGACCTTCAACACCCCGCGAGTCTCTTCGTAGATGAGGCCGGAGATACGTTTCACTCCTCCTCTGCGAGCCAGGCGGCGGATTGCAGGCTTGGTAATGCCCTGGATGTTGTCACGCAGGACCTTTCTGTGCCGCTTAGCGCCGCCTTTCCCGAGACCCTTTCCGCCTTTACCTctgccagacatggttctgtTTTTCTATCTGCCGGAATGATACGGGATACATGCAACGCTCTCCTTATATACACCACGGGTGGACCGAATGGAGAACTGCAGCACATGGGGCGGAGTTAAGTCGCGCCctcattcacattttttttttcccccctcttccctGAAATGGTTCTGTCTCTTGAACATAAAGTTGTGTAAACACGAAGGATGAAACAAGATCgtgacttttatttttattttttttaaatcatgtattTAGTGTTGCTTTGAAAGTCGGCTTATTCACAGCACACGGTATCACTTATTTCCTACGGTTTGATCATCTAAATAAGCGCCCGGTTCCCAAGTGAGAGAGGGCGATGGCAGTCCCTTTATTATCACCATGTAAATATTCAGCTCGACAACAGCCTTAATTAGTCTCTGCTTTATCATCTTACTGAACAGGAAATAAAGCCAGTATGGCTACTTTGGATGGTGATATTCTATAGATTATATGCGTTTCTCACTCAATTCTGACTAAAGTTGGCCTTTTGCAGTTTAATGAATCTCCCACAATATCTTAGCAAGGAGGGAATTTCAACTtcccacaaaaaataataaaaacattttataaagagTAGCACTGACAAGGTACTTTCTATTTACATCCCAACGAGGTATTTTCTAGCACTAGATCCTGCTTTACGAATGAGAAATGGTGTGTGTGACATTCTATAAAATAAACACGTGCCTATCACAAATATAGCTCTTAAAGGACAAGGTGGTGGCTCTTAGAAGAGCCGTTGGggcttttaaatataaattaaaacaagATACGAGCAGGGCTTATTTTTTCTTGGGAGCTGCCTTTTTAGCCTTTGCTGGACTCTTAGCGGCTTTGGGCTTGGCTGCCTTTTTAGCCGGGCTCTTTGTTGCTTTTTTAGCCGGACTCTTCACTGCCTTCTTGGGCTTGGCGGCTTTGACTTTCTTGGGGCTCTTGGTGACTTTTTTAGCGGAGGCTGCCGGCTTCTTGGCCTTCTTAGGGCTCTTCGCGGCTACCTTCTTCACTTTAGCCGGAGACTTGGAGGCTTTCTTTGGGGCGGGCTTCTTGACTTTAGCCGGTGCCTTCTTGGGCTTTGCAGCCTTGTCTTTGCTCTCCGCCTGCTTCTTGTTGAGCTTGAAGGAGCCGGAGGCTCCGCTACCTTTGACCTGGACGAGAGTCTCTTTAGTCACCAAGCCCTTGAGAGCCAGCTTGAGGCGGCTGTTATTCTTCTCCACATCGTAGCCAGCGGCGGTCAAAGCCTTCTTCAGGGCTGCCAGGGACACCCCGCTGCGCTCTTTAGAGGCGGACACAGCTTTAACAAGGAGCTCGGACACGCTAGGACCGGACGGCTTGGCAGCTTTCTTGGCGCTGGATGCCTTCTTCGGCTGCTTCTTCTTAGAATCGATTTCAACCGCAGGAGCGGCAGCAGGAGCAGTTTCAGCCATGATCACTATTCACTATACCGATCAGTCAATAATTCCGTTCACAGCCGGCTCTCATTTATAGATCTCAAGCTGGCATCCTATAGGCTGATCTAAGCGCGCTCTGATTGGATACTGTCTTATGACACACCCTTCACTTTCCCTTCTCCTGCTTTTCACACACTGCTCTCACTCTGTGTTTCCGAGTGGATACAACTAATAGATTTTACTGAAATAAGAGAACGGATGTCGATGTCATCCATCGTGAAATGTACTAAACTATCTAATCTAGAATTTATTAGCAGTCTCATGGCTCCCGAGGGCTGTCACAATGTAGTAGAGCTGGGGAAAGCAGACACAACTCGTTTGTGATCAGCTTGATGTTTTCCAGAAACATTATTTCCAGAACTATTTAAATGATATATTTGAAGGCTTTCTTTCTCAATCTTATTCAGGGAAGGGAAGGGACCTGTGTTATCAAGGTGTGTTGTAGCTCATGtcataaagaaacagagaagaGGGATGTTGCACCTCGTTTGTTCAGACAGTAAACTCAGGCAGTATGTAGTAAGATCATAGCATATAGTTGATATTTAATTTGCATAATCTTTATTCTATCTATTTATTCATTAtcctctgagtctaacagcaactAAAACCAGTTCTATATGCTCTGGAAGGAAACTCTGCTCTGTGAATTTGCGTCCCTTGGTCATCTTGAGGTAGTGTGATGACCCCCTTGCCGACCTGCCagtagagcgctttttggagggaaggttcaGACTTATTGGAGAAATTGCTTCCTGAGAGCCAGGGGGAGCTCCCTTCCATTTGACTGCAGGAACTCCCACTCTTTGATTGGCCCAAGACCAAGACACAATTatgctggaactattttgggcttggcCCTCGTGTGCGGCCAGTCAAAATGTAACCCGGTGGAGATTCAACATTTTTTCATGGATCCTGGCACTATTTTACCAATTCGGATGACAGCTATCCAGGGTTGTATGATATGTGGGGTGCCTGTgtggttttattgtattatggggGTGTTTTTGTCTTAAGTACTTTGTATTCGGGAGATAATCAGTTTAGCGGTCAGGTGCTTGGATGGGCACTGTATGcacatgtgacgaaaccaatctcgccacattgtattggaggagcctggttgcccgtgttctatcaaaaaaccctaccccgtgaaaattccctaccctcgtcacttccggtgacgcagccgcaccggaagtgaccctcatccaatggaggaggagggcgtgcgccgccgcgcaagcgcacacaaactaggtagggatttttcacggggtaggggaaatgaatgcaacagtgcgcacgcgcggcaaagtactcccgtcggaggtacagcgcaCGTGCGCACGAGTTGCAAGGGAGCACTTCAcaaaccgcgcatgcgcagtataggggtagggaaatttgatggctattagccctgtgaaatctccctacccctatactgcgcatgcgcggactcatcatcagattaaagcctctccctgctcccaacactctcagccatccaagattgagggtgaattatggtgggacggtgggtgtttatgtgcattatattggggggtctgtgcagacccccaattctgcacagaccccccaattctgctcagaacccccccaatataatgcacataaacacccaccgtcccaccataattcaccctcaatcttggatggctgagagtgttgggagcagggataggctttaatccgacgatcagagttcgcgcatgcgcagtataggggtagggagatctcacagggctaatagccatcaaaattccctacccctatactgcgcacgcgcgaactctgatcgtcggattaaagcctctctcccttgccactagtgcgcacgcgcgctgtacctccgacgggagtactttgccgcgcgtgcgcacggTGGCGTTAATTTCCCCTACCCTGTGAAAAATCCCTGCCTAGCCTAGTTgttgtgcgcctgcgcggcggcgcacaccctcctcctccattggatgagggtcacttccggtgcggccgcgtcaccggaagtgacgagggtagggaattttcacggggtagggttttttgatagaacacccgcctgctgcctttggattatggaccggcagctaaagggttaattttactgtgcagaaggatttatttctccctttctgcacagcagttcggtagatttcatataccgatcaaacagccgttcaccaaccttcccagagccgtgggaagccggccggcgttgttaattggccacccaggagctggagtgtgcctcctatttacctccctgaagctgcggttaaccgcagcttaattgcttgttaactttgtgcctgccgttacactttgcggccgctaggtggcggtgttctagagctccccgggcagccagcgcttttctgcccggctttcatgcaccaaaatcggacacttttacgtgcaggcaccgctgaacctccagcccctggttctaattcgtatggatttggtgaatgcagggaaattcggtgttttatgttttatgtgaatcctttaacccagatagcaatgccatggagcctgttcgtataattaaagactttagctccatggcacttaaactgtattcgggtggtctgggtgccattcacctaataatgtgcacccagacctgagctatctggggatatgttacatgtctgtgttttgtgtataaaatgtgtctttatgtattttaaagtgatagtctgtttctgtgtcaccacgtgcataatggagtcttgcctttgtcctgggagataatttaattacttcattaattatctccaggacagagaggaggaaaccaggatgcattgtgggaaagtattgtggctgagtgtacgaaaatgatacatgtctgtctgctgttacagtcttccatctggtcccctaggggagtgtccaccaggtgggagacctgcataaatacaggggcaggtagccctgaataaacagaccactgcttgaccctcaacacggagccttgtctcgttcttgggggggattcactgtatgctgttggagattgattgctaggagtgtaagctgatatatgcttttcctgttcgtctgctagcagctattcgtgaggttccagtttggagtgctaccttattcccttgtatgtagttcgggagtttgatgcatttacctatatccaatttgtgaggtttggtgattttacagtagctgtgcctgtctctcagaaaggggcatatcgcctaaacagattttaaccccttgtctgctgaaacggtccgttacaattggtggcaagcggcgggatcgttcctacagccagaaggacagctacaggagacaccattgctctggattttacaatttgagggcaacgcatgtctcagtacagcgaccctgacagcaccagcatggaaccagcagtggagttcgatgaggctgacatggatgaccgagatgcagtacgcaaaggcatctggtaccaggcactgggtattgtggaataccagcaggacgggagattccccaaggaagagcagcggttgcagaagcgagtagccctgcggatgcccttcctgggagagcagcccctggaggaatgggtgagagaattggaacacctagtatggcaggagatgtggctggaggatgcctaccaagcgctttggtggtatgttgcacagtacctgccctggacagccgagcatgacaagccagagggagaggagtttgat
This Pelobates fuscus isolate aPelFus1 chromosome 3, aPelFus1.pri, whole genome shotgun sequence DNA region includes the following protein-coding sequences:
- the LOC134601376 gene encoding histone H2B 1.1-like; the encoded protein is MPDPAKSAPAVKKGSKKAVTKTQKKDGKKRRKTRKESYAIYVYKVLKQVHPDTGISSKAMGIMNSFVNDIFERIAGEASRLAHYNKRSTITSREIQTAVRLLLPGELAKHAVSEGTKAVTKYTSAK
- the LOC134601377 gene encoding histone H2A type 2-C, translating into MSGRGKQGGKTRAKAKTRSSRAGLQFPVGRVHRLLRKGNYAERVGAGAPVYLAAVLEYLTAEILELAGNAARDNKKTRIIPRHLQLAVRNDEELNKLLGGVTIAQGGVLPNIQAVLLPKKTESHKSKSK
- the LOC134601378 gene encoding histone H3, which translates into the protein MARTKQTARKSTGGKAPRKQLATKAARKSAPATGGVKKPHRYRPGTVALREIRRYQKSTELLIRKLPFQRLVREIAQDFKTDLRFQSSAVMALQEASEAYLVGLFEDTNLCAIHAKRVTIMPKDIQLARRIRGERA
- the LOC134601379 gene encoding histone H4 produces the protein MSGRGKGGKGLGKGGAKRHRKVLRDNIQGITKPAIRRLARRGGVKRISGLIYEETRGVLKVFLENVIRDAVTYTEHAKRKTVTAMDVVYALKRQGRTLYGFGG
- the LOC134601380 gene encoding histone H1B-like translates to MAETAPAAAPAVEIDSKKKQPKKASSAKKAAKPSGPSVSELLVKAVSASKERSGVSLAALKKALTAAGYDVEKNNSRLKLALKGLVTKETLVQVKGSGASGSFKLNKKQAESKDKAAKPKKAPAKVKKPAPKKASKSPAKVKKVAAKSPKKAKKPAASAKKVTKSPKKVKAAKPKKAVKSPAKKATKSPAKKAAKPKAAKSPAKAKKAAPKKK